The window ACAATGGGATCACTGGATGTACCTGCTGTTCCGATCAATCTGGTACTGGAAAAAGAAATGCTTCCAAATGCTGAAAAGCTCAGCAGTAAGATTGAAGAAATATTGAAATATTAAATTTATATAAAATTAAAACCTCTAAAAATTTTAGAGGTTTTTTTTATGCAATTTTTTCATTACTTTTATTTAAGATTATCAACCTCAATTTTAGACTATTATAAACCAAGAAAACCCAATTATTCATTACCTGGCAGGCATTACAAAACAAAGCACATCACAGTTTGGTATTTATTTTGTCTCTACACGCAAAACACATTCTTCTTTATGATCACAACCAAATACGTCAATTATAAACAGGTTCTCAATCTTGCCGGTGTGCATCTTATCCTCATCTCTATCTGGTGTACATTGATTGCTGTTTTCTTTTATTTCTTCAACTGGCACTGGATGACGATTCCCTGGGTTCCTGTTGCACTGATTGGTACAGCAGAAGCGTTCCTTGTGGGTTTTAAAAATAACCAGGCGTATGACAGACTTTGGGAAGCCAGAAAAATCTGGGGTGGCATTGTGAATTCCAGCCGTTCGTTTGCATCTATGGTGTATGCCTTTGATACCAAAAATGAAGAAATTGGTGTTTTTGATCTTGAAGACCGTAAAAGAAGAATCGTTTATCGTCATATTGCGTGGCTATACACTTTCCGTGAACAGCTTCTGGTTCCTACAGAATGGGAGCATATCAGTACGGAAAATAATAAATTCGGGAATATTAACCTGAGAAGAAACAGATTGATTAAAGCCGGGTTTCCGGATTACGGAAGAGCCCCTATTTTCCTCCACAAATATCTTTCGGAGGAAGAATATGAACTTAAAAATGATTATAAAAATTTTGCCACTTACCTGGTATCTCAACAGGCAAAAGACATCAATGAGCTGAAAAATATGGGAGCCATTACAGAATTCAACCAGACTCAGCTGCAGAACGCCTTGAATGAATTCTATAATTTTCAGGGACAGGCAGAAAGAATCAAAAAATTCCCTTCCCCAAGACAGTTTGCCAGTACAGCCTTTGTTTTTAACATCCTGTTTATCATGCTTCTTCCTCTGGGATTAGTCAATGAGTTTGCAAAACTTGGCGATTGGGGAATCTGGACTTCTATTCCATTCTGTATCATCATCGGATGGATCTACATTATCATGGAACTGGTGGGAGATTATTCTGAAAACCCTTTTGCAGGATTAATGTTTGATGTTCCTATGCTTTCTATCTGCCGAACAATTGAAATTGATCTTCTTCAGATGAGCGGAGAAACAGACCTTCCTGATCCTATTTCTTCTAAAAATGGTGTATTGGTATAATTTTTCACTTATCCTTTTTAATAAAACCGAATTTCAGAATCTTTCTAAAAAATAAAAATATTCGGTAAAATATATTTTAAAAGTTCATTGTTTTTCATAATTTAGAGGCATTGAAAGCATTGGCTATGTTGATCCATCCGGATAGATTTGGCTTGTACTTTTTTCATCAGCTAATAATTTATCCCTTCTTTTTAAACAATGAGATCCAAGCAAGTACTGCAGGTTTTGACTATGCTATGTCTTACCTTATTCTGCCCTAAAGTGAATTCACAGGTTGCCTTTAACAAAGAATTACCGAAAGAATTTACAGACCAGTTCACCAAAGAAATCACTGATAGCATTCCTTCTCTGGGATCTTTTATGGTTTCGCAAAACAATAAGATAATTTACGAACACTATTTTCACGGAGCCAATAAAGAAACCATCTTCAGTGTAAAATCTGTTACCAAAAGTATTGTCTCTGTTCTGGCAGGTATTGCACAGGATAAAAACATCCTGCCCAACCTCAACACTCCGGTTTTAAAAATTCTTCCGGAATACAATGTCTCAAGGAGCAGATTTAAAAATATTTCCAACATTGAAGGAAAGGTAACTCATGATTCCATTAGAAATACATTAACATTAAAAAATCTACTGACCATGCAAGGTGGTTTTGACTGGGTTGAAAATTCAAAAATCTCAACAGCGATGTCTTTTTCCGGTGATCCCGTAAAATTTGTACTGGATCTGCCTTTTGAAGAATATCCGGGAACAGTTTTTAATTACAACAGCGGTGAAAGCCATCTTTTTGGGGCTGCTTTGGCAAAAATTGTAAAAACGAATCTGAAACAATTTGCTGCAGAAAATCTTTTTAGACCTTTAAAAATGAATATTCCCCGATGGGATACGGATTCAATGGATAGAAACTTTGCAGCTTCAGAGCTTTTTATGAAACCTGAAGATCTGCTGAAATTCGGTATTATGATTCTGAATAACGGAAAATTTAGCGGCAAACAGATCGTGTCTTCAAAATGGATTCAGGAATCTACAGCAGAGCATGTAAAACTGGATTACTGGGATGTAATGCCGGATGCCAACGGATATGGCTATTACTGGTGGCGAAGGAAGACCAACGGACATCAGGCTTTCGTAGCAACAGGTTATGGCGGCCAGCTCATATGCGTCATTCCAGACTTAAAAATGGTTATTGTGACCACTTGTTTTTTAAATGACAAAAACAAAGGCAGAACCGAGATTAAAAAACTTCATTATTTCATTGATAAAATGACAAAAGGAGATCTATAACAACCAATATAAAACTAATACCAATTGAAGAACACAAAATTCTATTTAGCTTTTACTTTAATCTTTATTGCAAACCTGTCTTTCGCGCAGTCCTCCGAAAACATCAAAAACGTAAGAGAAAAACAGTTAAAAATACAAAATCAAAAGGAAGATTTAGATTTTAAAAGAATGGAAGAAGAACTCAAAGTAAAGGGCAAAGATTCAGGGCCCTTTACATACGGTGTATTTCCTTATCCTATCTATGACAGTATTCAGAAAGACGGCTTTAAAGGAGTGGGAACACTGGGAAATTTTTTCGGATTAAAACTTCAGGGCAAAAGGATTGTCTATACAAGTTTTCTTGAAAACAACTGGGGAACTCTAAATTCACATAAGGTCAAAAATAAAGACAGAGTATTCTTTACGATTCTTGTTCTTACAGATTTCATTGATGACAAAGAATATACATCCAGTAAAATGAATATTGTCTCAAGGAACTTTCCGGATGTAATCGGGCAAGGATTTATAAAGACTTCTGATAACAGAATCGACTTCTCAGCCTTCACCACTCTTGAAAAGGAAGACTTTGCCATTGTAAACATGAAACTTTATCATCTGAAATATGGCAATATCATTTTGATTGCCCCACAGAAAGACGGAAGCCTCCGAAGCATACAGATCAATAATACAACTGATCTGACCTCTGAAACCTTAAAATCATATCTGGAACAGCTGATACAAAAACCGGAAGTAACTTCCTTTTTTATTAATGAAAAAACGATCTGAACCGATCGTTTTTTATCATAAGGCAGTCCAATAATCTATAATACGATCGCCGTTGTATTTTTTACTTCAGAAATCATAAATGAGCTGTGTGTGCTTGCGATGTGCTGAAGCGTCGTAAGTTTTGTCAGCATAAAACTGCGATAATCTTCAATATCTTTTACGCCTATCTTAAGGATATAATCATAATCACCGCTTACATGGAAACACTCTGTCACTTCCTGCAGATCCATCACCTCCTTTTCAAACTGAAGTACAAATTCTTTTTTATGCTGGCTTAATTTCACATGACACAGAACGATAAAATTTTTCTTAACTTTGCTTTTGTCCAGCAAGGCTACATATTTTGAAATAACGCCTGAATTTTCAAGCTTTTTCACTCGCTCATAAACAGCTGTAACAGATAATCCAAGCTTCCCGGACAACTCTTTGGTGGTTTGTTTGCAGTCTTCCTGTAGAAAAAACAAGAGTTTCTTATCAGTTTCGTCAAGTTCCATAGATATTTTTTTGGTAAAAGTTTAATAATATCGAAGATACTAAATATTTTTTCTAAATAAACAATATTTTACAGTTTTATATTCTATAAATTCAAATTTATGTTGTAATAATTAGCAAATTAGTGCAAATTGTGACAATAAAATAAAAACAAATATTTATGGAAAACTTTAACGCAGCCAACGAGATCCAGGATCTTCAGTATTTTGGTGAATTCGGAGGAGTGAATCCTTCTATCTCTGACAGCTCTACCTATACGTTCCTTTCTGCAAAGACTATGTTTGATACTTTTGAAGGAAATGCGGAAGGATGCTACCTGTATTCCAGACATTCATCCCCGATGAACCTTTATCTGGCTCAGGCTCTTGCCAAGATGGAAAACACGGAATCTGCCAACGTTACAGCATCCGGAATGGGAGCTATTACTTCTGTTTTGATGCAGGTATGCAAAAGTGGAGACCATATTATTTCAAGCAGAACCATCTACGGAGGAACTTATGCTTTTCTTAAAAACTTCATGCCTCAGTTTAATGTAGCAACCAGCTTTGTTGACATCAACAATTTTGAGGCTGTAGAAAATGCAATTACTCCCAATACTAAAGTGATCTACTGTGAAAGTGTGAGCAATCCGCTTCTTGAAGTAGCAGACCTTAGAAAACTTTCCGAAATCTGTAAAAAACACAATCTGAAACTGATTGTAGATAACACCTTCTCTCCTCTTTCAATCTCACCGACAGTATTCGGGGCTGATGTTGTAATCCACAGTTTGACGAAATTCATCAACGGAAGCAGTGATACTGTAGGAGGTGTATATTGTGCAACACAGGCATTTATTGATGATACTAAAAATGTAAATTCCGGAGCGTGTATGCTTCTTGGTCCTACTATGGACAGTCTAAGGTCTTCAAGTATCCTAAAGAACCTGAGAACATTGCATATCAGAATAAAACAGCACAGCCATAATGCCATGTATCTTGCCGAAAGATTCGAGGAAGATGGTTTAATGGTATCTTATCCGGGATTGCCATCACACAAGAACCATGAATTAATGAAAAGCATGATTCATGAAGAATACGGATACGGAGGATTACTGACTCTGGATGCAGGCACAACAGAAAAAGCGAACGAACTGATGGAAATGATGCAGGCAGAAAACCTTGGCTACCTTGCAGTAAGCTTAGGGTTCTATAAAACCTTATTCTCATGCTCAGGAAAATCTACTTCATCTGAAATTCCAGAGGAAGAACGTGCTTCCATAGGGATTTCTGACGGATTGATCAGATTCTCCATCGGCCTTGACCACGATATTAAAAGAACTTACCATAAAATGAAGGAGTGTATGCTGAAAGTAGGTGTTCTTAACCACCATGAAAACATTTCTATATCCTAAATTTATTATTGTAAAAAGGCTGTTTCGTTTGAAACAGCCTTTTTTTATTTTGGTTTAAATTACGACCTCTGATCTGAATTCTTACGGAATAGCAAACGTTGTGTATTATCTTTAGATTACGGCTAAAGCCATTGGAAGATGTTATTTATTTGATAAATGGGCTAAAGCCCATTCCTATTGAATGTCTTTTGCAAACGATCAGCCCTCTTACTTCTTATAGTAATGATGAGGAAAAGCCTCCTCAGGTTTCATTTTTAGAACATTCAGCAGAATCCAGGATTTTAAAAAACCATATCCATAAGAAAACATCTGAATATAAGTGGAAATAACTGCCATACCAGCAATACTGATATTTTTAGTCAGTAATAAAGCGTGAAACAACACCAAAAAGGTATATAATCCGTAAAAAGAAAGGATAACCCCTCTTCCCATTATAAAATACTCAAGAAAGCCCATTCCGTATCCTAGCATAAATAAAGTAGGAAATGCAAAAGAAATCTTCACATAGTTAGGGTGTCTCTGATTAAGAATTGGTCTTGCGCAACCAAACTGATAAACCTGCTTGGAAAATTTTCCAAAATCAACTCTACGTTTATGATATACGGCAATATCATCAAAAAAAGCAGTAGTAAAACCGTTCTCCCAAAGGGTCATGGAAAGATCCGGATCCTCACCTATTCTCATTTCTGAAAATCCACCTACTTTTTCAAAAACAGCTTTTTTCACACCCATGTTGAAACTTCTGGGCTGGAATTTAGAAACAGCTTTCTTACTTCCCCTTATTCCTCCGGTAGTAAAAACAGAAGTCATAGAATAAGAAATAGCCTTCTGCATCAGATTAAACCCTTTATGCGCCTTATCTGCTCCTCCAAACGCGTCACAAGGAATGGTAAGAATATCGTTTTTAATATGTTCAATATAATCCTTTTCAACAATAACATCACTGTCTACAAATACCAGCCATTCATTCGCTGCTCTTGCCGCACCGTAATTTCTTGTCAATCCGGGCCCTGAGTTATCCTTTCTGAAATATTTAATATCTAAACCCTGTTCAAAGTTTTTAATGGTTGGTTTCAGATCAATCAAAGAACCATCATCTACGATAATGATCTCGAAATCCTTATCTGTCTGCTGGGTAAGAGAGGTCAGCAGCTCAAAAAGTTCATCTTTTCGGTTGTAAATGGCAACGACAATGGAAATAGTAGGCTTCAAATTGAAAATTTTTCAAAATTACTTATTCACAGAACAACCTACAAACAGTTTAACAGCTTATTCAGGGAAATTAACGATATATAATTCTATTTGCCTTAATACATGGAGATTACAAATGAAATTCTGAGCCAAGTTATTTGACATTTTAAACAAAATGAAGACAGGGAATTCATCCTAATTTTGCTATAGAAATTTAAAACAACAAAAAAATGAAACCAACTATCAGCTCATTGCAGCAACCTATTCAATCTGGCTTTAATGCGTTTTCAACAGCTCAGGAAGTTATTCAGGGAATTGATCTTACCGGAAAAAACGTTATCATTACGGGAGGATACGCAGGTATCGGCCTTGAAACCACAAAAGCCCTTACTTCAGCCGGAGCGCATGTTATCATTCCTGCCAGAGATATTGAAAAAGCAGAGAAAAACCTTACAGGAATTGAAAATTTTGAACTTGAAAAAATGGATCTGATGGACCCGGCATCTATTGACGCTTTTGCAGAAAGATTTATCTCGTCCGGCAGAAGCCTGGATCTTCTTATTAATAATGCAGGAATTATGTGGGTTCCTCTCCGCAGAGACGCCAGAGGGCTTGAATCTCAACTGGCAACGAACTACCTAGGACAGTTTCATCTTACCGCAAAACTATGGACGGCTCTGAAAAAAGCAGATGGAGCAAGAGTCATAAGTGTTTCATCCTACGGACATCAGATGGCTCCGTTTAATTTTGAAGATCCCAATTTTGAGAAAAGAGATTATGATACCCTCTCCGGATATGGCCAATCCAAAACAGCCTGTAATTTATTTGCGGTAGAACTTGATGAGAGAGGAAAAGAATTCAATATCAGAGCTTATTCCCTTCATCCGGGTTCTGTATATGGAACTGAT of the Chryseobacterium viscerum genome contains:
- a CDS encoding bestrophin family protein; translated protein: MITTKYVNYKQVLNLAGVHLILISIWCTLIAVFFYFFNWHWMTIPWVPVALIGTAEAFLVGFKNNQAYDRLWEARKIWGGIVNSSRSFASMVYAFDTKNEEIGVFDLEDRKRRIVYRHIAWLYTFREQLLVPTEWEHISTENNKFGNINLRRNRLIKAGFPDYGRAPIFLHKYLSEEEYELKNDYKNFATYLVSQQAKDINELKNMGAITEFNQTQLQNALNEFYNFQGQAERIKKFPSPRQFASTAFVFNILFIMLLPLGLVNEFAKLGDWGIWTSIPFCIIIGWIYIIMELVGDYSENPFAGLMFDVPMLSICRTIEIDLLQMSGETDLPDPISSKNGVLV
- a CDS encoding aminotransferase class I/II-fold pyridoxal phosphate-dependent enzyme; its protein translation is MENFNAANEIQDLQYFGEFGGVNPSISDSSTYTFLSAKTMFDTFEGNAEGCYLYSRHSSPMNLYLAQALAKMENTESANVTASGMGAITSVLMQVCKSGDHIISSRTIYGGTYAFLKNFMPQFNVATSFVDINNFEAVENAITPNTKVIYCESVSNPLLEVADLRKLSEICKKHNLKLIVDNTFSPLSISPTVFGADVVIHSLTKFINGSSDTVGGVYCATQAFIDDTKNVNSGACMLLGPTMDSLRSSSILKNLRTLHIRIKQHSHNAMYLAERFEEDGLMVSYPGLPSHKNHELMKSMIHEEYGYGGLLTLDAGTTEKANELMEMMQAENLGYLAVSLGFYKTLFSCSGKSTSSEIPEEERASIGISDGLIRFSIGLDHDIKRTYHKMKECMLKVGVLNHHENISIS
- a CDS encoding glycosyltransferase translates to MKPTISIVVAIYNRKDELFELLTSLTQQTDKDFEIIIVDDGSLIDLKPTIKNFEQGLDIKYFRKDNSGPGLTRNYGAARAANEWLVFVDSDVIVEKDYIEHIKNDILTIPCDAFGGADKAHKGFNLMQKAISYSMTSVFTTGGIRGSKKAVSKFQPRSFNMGVKKAVFEKVGGFSEMRIGEDPDLSMTLWENGFTTAFFDDIAVYHKRRVDFGKFSKQVYQFGCARPILNQRHPNYVKISFAFPTLFMLGYGMGFLEYFIMGRGVILSFYGLYTFLVLFHALLLTKNISIAGMAVISTYIQMFSYGYGFLKSWILLNVLKMKPEEAFPHHYYKK
- a CDS encoding serine hydrolase domain-containing protein; the protein is MRSKQVLQVLTMLCLTLFCPKVNSQVAFNKELPKEFTDQFTKEITDSIPSLGSFMVSQNNKIIYEHYFHGANKETIFSVKSVTKSIVSVLAGIAQDKNILPNLNTPVLKILPEYNVSRSRFKNISNIEGKVTHDSIRNTLTLKNLLTMQGGFDWVENSKISTAMSFSGDPVKFVLDLPFEEYPGTVFNYNSGESHLFGAALAKIVKTNLKQFAAENLFRPLKMNIPRWDTDSMDRNFAASELFMKPEDLLKFGIMILNNGKFSGKQIVSSKWIQESTAEHVKLDYWDVMPDANGYGYYWWRRKTNGHQAFVATGYGGQLICVIPDLKMVIVTTCFLNDKNKGRTEIKKLHYFIDKMTKGDL
- a CDS encoding Lrp/AsnC family transcriptional regulator; amino-acid sequence: MELDETDKKLLFFLQEDCKQTTKELSGKLGLSVTAVYERVKKLENSGVISKYVALLDKSKVKKNFIVLCHVKLSQHKKEFVLQFEKEVMDLQEVTECFHVSGDYDYILKIGVKDIEDYRSFMLTKLTTLQHIASTHSSFMISEVKNTTAIVL
- a CDS encoding SDR family NAD(P)-dependent oxidoreductase, whose product is MKPTISSLQQPIQSGFNAFSTAQEVIQGIDLTGKNVIITGGYAGIGLETTKALTSAGAHVIIPARDIEKAEKNLTGIENFELEKMDLMDPASIDAFAERFISSGRSLDLLINNAGIMWVPLRRDARGLESQLATNYLGQFHLTAKLWTALKKADGARVISVSSYGHQMAPFNFEDPNFEKRDYDTLSGYGQSKTACNLFAVELDERGKEFNIRAYSLHPGSVYGTDLGREEPIELFKQLGTHDENGNIKPEVEARLKTLSQGAATTVWCSVSPQLNEIGGVYCENCDIAEIDRGQIEHRFDEPATIRGVQPYSIDKNNAEQLWKLSEEMLGFNFETK